The stretch of DNA CCATATAGTCCAACAGATTTATTTCCATTAACAGTTACTTGACCTTTATTTATTATTTCAAATGTCTTATCAGCAGCTGTTAATGTACCATCATTAATTTTCTTATCTGTTCCATAACTTTGTAATGAACTTGCTGATGTAAATGCAGCCATTCCTACACCTTGAGTAGTAATATTTATTTTACCTGTTGTATCATTTGTTAAGGTACTTCCATTTATTCCATAAGCGCCTATTCCATTTTCAACATTGACAACATTTTTATTATGTATTTGTCCATAACTTATATTAAGACCTATTGTTCCTGCTGATAAACTTCCACCTTTGATATCAACAGTTCCATTGTTTATAAACTGAGTCTTAGCATTATTTCCATCAGCATTAGCAGAGTCATTAGATCCCATTGCTAATCCTTTTCCTACTGTTGAACTAACAGTTTTCCCAGCATTTATAGTGACAACTTCTCTTGATAATCCTACTTTATTAAAGTCATCTGATGCATTACCTACATCAATATTTGAGTCTATATCAAATTGTCCATTAATGTAGTAAATCTTATATGAATGTTTATTATCATTAAAAGCAGCCACTTTCATAGTACTTTTTACTAAATTAGCTATTGTAGTTCCATCCCATATTTTATGTATTCCATTATTTGAAGCTAAAACTACATTATCTCCTGTAAGATTTACAGTTACGTTAGACATTCCATTATATTTTGTTGTTGTTCCTGTTGCTGCTGCATAGTCAGTAGCAGTTCCTGGAATTAATACACCATGTGATATATTTAATGTTGTAGCTCCTGTAAAGTTAATATGAGAACTACTATCAGCATTAAATGGAGTTGATGAATCATGGTCACCAGAGAAATTTTCTGAATGAGTTATTGTTCCTCCTCCAAAATTAACTCTTCCTCCATTTGTTGCGACCAATGCTCCTGATTTACCACTTCTAATTGTATTACCAGTTCCATTCAAATTGGCTACTGCATTTGCACCTGATGCCATTGCACCTATACCATAAATATCAGCATTTCCTGACACATTTACTTTTCCATTTGCTCCAGCATAAGCTCCTATATTATTGTATAAGTAAGGTTTTGTTGCAGCATCTTGTGCAGCTGCTCCATCCTTTGCAATAATATCTTTTGCTGCATTTACTACACCATTATTTTGTGCTAATGCTACTATTGAAGAATAACCCAATGCAGTTACTTTGTCTTTTGCATTTACTACACCTTTATTATCTCCTATTAAAGCTACTGATCTATTTAACTGATTAGAAGCATCTAGTTTTGCTCTTCCTGTCATAACCACAGGTTTATATAAATTAATTTCACTTGGTTTATTTGTTAATCCTGCTGCTGTCCCACCAGGCATATTAGCATTATTCCATACACCTGTTGAATAAGCAATAACTGTTCCTGTTGCTGCTTGGTTTGCATTATCATCATAAGAACTTGTAACATCTGTTGCTGCATCTCTTATTTCTGTTTGGGCTGCAGCTGCATCTTTTACTTCAGTTACATAGTTAGTTTCTCCAGTGGCATCTTTATCAGCTTTTTTAGCTTTTCCAATATCCATTACAGTACCACTTTCACTTGCAAACATGACACCATCTGTTGAATATTTTCCAAAATATATCTTTGCTGCCCCTATTTCAAGATTGTGCACTTTATCTAGATCATAATCAGGATGCTTATTTCCTTCGGCTGCTCTTGCAACACTATCAGGTGCTCCTAAATCTTTTGTAGGAACTATACCTTTTCTTTGTCCTGATTTAGAATAAACCCCAACATTTCCTACTGAACTAGATGTCATTCCAATCTTTGCATTGACATCTATTTCTCCTTGATATATACCTATTATACTTTTTGCCCAATTATCACTATTTCCTACAGGTCCTCTATTACCGTCATAATGTGGTGTTGATGATGAACCATATCTATTTCCAAAATATAGTACAGCATTTCTATTTCCATTAACATTAGTTTTTGATAATTGTATACTTGGTGTTAAATCTTTATCAACTTTTGCATAAGTTTCATCTTTAACACTACCACTATTTCTAAGATTTTCCCAGTTAGGTGAGTATCCTAAGCCTAAATAAACTATGTCATTATCTGAATTTATATTATAATCTCCTGTACTTTTAATTTTAAAAGCACCTTGAACGCCTAAAACTGTATAAATATAATTATTTTTCGCATTTATATTAGCTGTTAAACTTCCGTTGTATTCTCCTCTTTGATGCCAAGAGTTATAATCATCATTATTAAATCCTAAAGAATAATATGAAGATGGATATCCATAAAATACACTATTATATTCTCCTGTAACAGTTACATCTACACCATTTAACTGTACTTTTCCTGAATGCCAAGTTTCAGATGATATAAATGTTCCATACCCATGTAAATATCCATGTACATTTGTTATACTTCCATTCCATACTGTATGTAGAGCAATAGTTCCTATTGGATCCCATCCTTGCTTTCCTGCAACATGTACTGTTGCATCTTTAAGTGTCCATTTACTATCAGGATAGCTAGTACCAACTGCATGAATTCTTTTTCCTGTATTTAAATAAAATACATTTGGAGTTCTTCCAGAACTTGTTAAAACATTTCCTGATGCATCACGTTCATATGCAGATTCTGTCTCTGTTATTGTCCCATTTTTCCAACCTGACCAATATGTTTTATTCATACCGTCATTATTATCATTATATGTACTTCCTCCCCTTATCAAGCTACGTCCCCAAAATTTAAATGATACAACTGGTTGAGCATTTATAGTTGGTACTTTACTAGGTGCTGTCACTGGATCTGGTGTAGGTATATCCAATGATGGTGGCAACAAATTAGGTACATTTAATGCTTGTAACACTGGTGCGGCTACATTTACAGTAGGAGCTGTTACAGGATCTCTATATACATCTTTTGGTCTAATTGATGCATCAACATTCATTACTGTCAAAGGTTCTTGTTTTGGTGTTGTGCTTGCAATACCGTAGCCTAATACTCCACTTCTATTACTTGTTGAAGCTGAATATGGATTAGTTGATTTAGATAACAATCCATAATTTTTACTTAAAGGTGAAGTATATCTTTCAAAAGAATTTAAACTTCTTTGGAATATCCCTTCATAAGGATATTTTTCCTGTTTATCTCCACGTCCTTTGTATGTCCCGTTCCAGTTATTATTAAAATAATTTATACCATATTGCCAACTGCTCCAAGGTGATTTTACAACATGATCCCCTTGTTCCATTAGTTGAATAAGTTCAAGATTTGTATTTTTTAATAGTTTGTTGTTTTCTCTTCTTGTTTCCTTAACCTTTTGGTGCATACCTTTTATTGAAGATGAAATCTCCTGTTTCTGATTTTCTATGTTTTTATCCATTGTTGCTGAAAACAAATTACTTGTAACTGATACTATTCCTGTCATTAAAAATGTAACTAATGCAGAATCTGTATATTTAAAATCTTTTGTTCTTTTTGCAAATGCTCTCAAATCCTGCGAAACTTTTCTAAGATTATTTGTCATTTTGTTTTACACTCCTTAATTGTTAAATAATATTTCTGTAATTTTAAAATCCTTTTATTTCCAAAGAAAAATTTATTATTCCACACATTTAACAAACACAAAATTTACTAAATAGCCAATTTTGAACTCCTTTTATTTTAAATATGTGCATTTTCAAAAAAACTTTTGTTAAATTTTTTTTATTATACAGATACATTTGATAACAATACTTAATCATATGTTGAAATTCAAATTTTTTAATAAAAAATTCTACAAATTAATATGTTTTTACCATCACTTAACTTTGAAAAACATTTAAAGTTTTTTTATTGTTAATAAAAGTTTTTAAAAATTTATTACGATATATTGTATCAAAAACAATAAAAAAATACAAGTCATATTTTAAAAATATTTAACTTTTTTACTTAAAATTTATTCACAGAAATATTAGAGTTTATTTTAAAATTATCTTATAATTAACTTCCTTTAATATCAAACCAATGAAACTAAACAATCTTTGAAGTTAAATAATATAATCATAATTTTCAAGTTTTGCTTTATTATTACAAAAAAATCGCTGTCTTTTAAAACAACGATTAATTAAGAATTTTATTTTTTAATCAAAACAATATTTCCATTTTTACATTCCCTCTAATAATTCCCTCAATGTCCCAGAATCTGCCTTTGGTTCATTAATCGTCCTTTTCCAAGCCTTACTGCCACGTACGTTGTGAAAAAGTCCATGAGTGTGCATTAGGAACAGATGTGGACGAAGATTTTGTTTTTCCATATTTTCGACGTAATAAATCATTTTTTCTATAATTTCCTTACGGATGATATTTATTTCCTTTCCATAATATTTACCAAATTCAGTTAAAATCATAGGATTGTCGTAAATTTCACGTCCTAGCATTGTAGAATCCACGTATTTCAAATGCTCGTCAATTTCTTTGACACTTTTAATTCCACCATTGATTTCTATGTGTAAATCTGGGTTTTCATTTTTTACACGGTAAACTTCATCGTATCTCAGTGGCGGAATACTTCTATTCTGTTTTGGATCAAGTCCTGCCAGTATTGCTATTCGTGCGTGAATTATATATTTGTTCACACCAGCATTCTTCGTAATGTTAATAAAGTTCATCATATCTTCATATTTATCCAGCAATGTCCGCTCAAAAGTGTCAGGAAGTATATTTTTCCCATCAATCCCAATTCTATGTTTTATAGACACAGGTTTACTTGTTGCATCTTTCATTGCACTCACAATATCTGCCACTTCTTTTGGAAATGCCATAAGATAAGCTCCCATCATATTTCCTGAAACTCTGTCAGACGGACAACCGACATTTAAATTGATTTCATCATAATTATATTTTTCAGCAATTTTTATTGCCTCATATGCCTCTTTTGGATTAGTTGCCGCAATTTGCAGCACAATCGGATGTTCCACTTCATCAAAGCCCAGAATATACTCCAAATCCCCATTTAAAATCGCCTGTGCCGTTATCATCTCTGTATACAGCAAAACATCCTTATTTATCATTCTCACAAAATTTCTAAAATTCCTATCCGTCCTGTCCACCATCGGAGCTATACTTATCTTATTATTCACAATATTCCCTTTCATACTTTTATTCGGATTATTTTATTCAATGACTATTTTTCCCCTATCAAAATCCTATTAAGATTGGAACAAGGAGTTTACACTGATTTTTTAATTTATTGTTTTATCTTGCCTTATAATATTTCATTGCTTCGGGTAAGAATTTTCTGGCTGCTTCAATTCTGTTTTTTCCAGATGGATGTGTTGACAAAATTTCCGCACCTTTTCCTCCGCCTATCGAATCCATTCTCTCAAGAGCAGTAATTGCTTCATTTGGATTATATCCAGCCATTGCCATGAATATCATTCCATATTTGTCCGCCTCATATTCCTGCGTTCTGTTAAATTTCAGAAGAGTAATGGAAAGTCCGCTTGAAACAAGGGAAGATACAGCATTTCCACCTGTTACGGCATCTGTCACAGTCGCAGCAATTCCAGCAAGAGCCTTATTACTTGAGGCTTCCGCATGGTGTCCCCCGATAACATGTCCAATCTCATGCCCCATTACAAATGCAATTCTTGCATCAGTGTTTAGAACTGGCAATATCCCAGTGTAAAAGGCAATTTTACCACCTGGCATAGCAAACGCATTTATCTCGTTAGTTTTTATTAAATTAAATTCCCATTGTAAATCTGAAACTTTTTTTGACATTCCATTTTCATTCAGATATTGCTCCACCGCTGACGAAATTCTTCCTCCAATTCTTCTCAATCTCTGTCCATCCGCCGTGTTATTTGCAAGCAGCCCCTTTGCATTTGCCTGCTGGATAAGCTGTCTATAAGCAGAAACTGAACTTTCTGCCACACTTTTATCACTCACAAGTTTAAGCTGCCTTCTCCCTGTAAGTGGTGCCACTGTACAGCTGGCAACCATTCCTAAAGCTGTTACTAAAAACAATATTTTTGAATATTTTTTCATTATTAATTTTCTCTCCTTTTTTATTTTATAAATTATTCTTTATATAATTTTACAATTTTTTCTTATAATTTTCAATATTAATTCTCTTATAATTGTTTTAAAATTTATAAGTTACAATAAACTTTATCTCAAAATTTTTATTTGGATTTTTATTTTTCCAAAATTTAACATACAAATAAAACAAAATTCCATTGACAAATACCCCAAAAATGAAGTAAAATTTTAACAACAAAATGAGGAGGAAACTTAATGGCAAAAAGGAAAGCATCAAAAACACCATATAAAAAAAATAATAGTAAAAACAGTGGATTAAATATAACATTCGCATCAGTTTTAATTGGAATTATCGGAGCAATACTTGTATCCGCCAGCTCCTTTTACATCGTACTGAAATTTGGAGCGTTG from Leptotrichia trevisanii DSM 22070 encodes:
- a CDS encoding autotransporter-associated N-terminal domain-containing protein; its protein translation is MTNNLRKVSQDLRAFAKRTKDFKYTDSALVTFLMTGIVSVTSNLFSATMDKNIENQKQEISSSIKGMHQKVKETRRENNKLLKNTNLELIQLMEQGDHVVKSPWSSWQYGINYFNNNWNGTYKGRGDKQEKYPYEGIFQRSLNSFERYTSPLSKNYGLLSKSTNPYSASTSNRSGVLGYGIASTTPKQEPLTVMNVDASIRPKDVYRDPVTAPTVNVAAPVLQALNVPNLLPPSLDIPTPDPVTAPSKVPTINAQPVVSFKFWGRSLIRGGSTYNDNNDGMNKTYWSGWKNGTITETESAYERDASGNVLTSSGRTPNVFYLNTGKRIHAVGTSYPDSKWTLKDATVHVAGKQGWDPIGTIALHTVWNGSITNVHGYLHGYGTFISSETWHSGKVQLNGVDVTVTGEYNSVFYGYPSSYYSLGFNNDDYNSWHQRGEYNGSLTANINAKNNYIYTVLGVQGAFKIKSTGDYNINSDNDIVYLGLGYSPNWENLRNSGSVKDETYAKVDKDLTPSIQLSKTNVNGNRNAVLYFGNRYGSSSTPHYDGNRGPVGNSDNWAKSIIGIYQGEIDVNAKIGMTSSSVGNVGVYSKSGQRKGIVPTKDLGAPDSVARAAEGNKHPDYDLDKVHNLEIGAAKIYFGKYSTDGVMFASESGTVMDIGKAKKADKDATGETNYVTEVKDAAAAQTEIRDAATDVTSSYDDNANQAATGTVIAYSTGVWNNANMPGGTAAGLTNKPSEINLYKPVVMTGRAKLDASNQLNRSVALIGDNKGVVNAKDKVTALGYSSIVALAQNNGVVNAAKDIIAKDGAAAQDAATKPYLYNNIGAYAGANGKVNVSGNADIYGIGAMASGANAVANLNGTGNTIRSGKSGALVATNGGRVNFGGGTITHSENFSGDHDSSTPFNADSSSHINFTGATTLNISHGVLIPGTATDYAAATGTTTKYNGMSNVTVNLTGDNVVLASNNGIHKIWDGTTIANLVKSTMKVAAFNDNKHSYKIYYINGQFDIDSNIDVGNASDDFNKVGLSREVVTINAGKTVSSTVGKGLAMGSNDSANADGNNAKTQFINNGTVDIKGGSLSAGTIGLNISYGQIHNKNVVNVENGIGAYGINGSTLTNDTTGKINITTQGVGMAAFTSASSLQSYGTDKKINDGTLTAADKTFEIINKGQVTVNGNKSVGLYGDTNGSSSKLSAVNGVITNSGKITLTGNESVGIVSKRATVNLNGTGSSDIVVGKKGIGVYAEKSPVNINSNYGIEVKDGGTGVFIKNDGSSLSSGSNTFELKYSGSNTGTGVGLFYEGGTGANIVNGTNVKLTDTVGTTAGLVGLYTAGGGKLTNNAKITGDKGYGIISNGAEVENTGNITLTNPLTSSKPSVGILTQAGNKITNTGTVTVGNNSVGIFGKEIVQKGIVTIGNGGTGLYSEGGNVTLDSTSKINTGSDKAVGVFTKGAGQTITANAGSTMSIGDSSFGFLNEGKGNTINSNVANQTLRNDGTYIYSSDRTGVVNNNTKLTSIGSYNYGLYSSGTVTNNADINFGNGLGNVGIYSTYGGRATNLAGRNITVGASYKDPTDPLKDRYAVGMAAGFNGDGNPAKAYTGNIVNEGTINVNGQYSIGMYGTEAGTKVYNGTAPGSSATINLGASNTTGMYLDNGAYGYNYGTIKSTGTGLSKVVGIVVKNGSTIENHGKIELSAEDAVGILSKGNAAGANPGIIKNYGTFNINGVTDPTNSSVIKKDSGGQDLGKSMGRVKIDVPAGSTTGTITVNGKPVVPTLATTTAEEYKDMQLSKIGMYIDTSNKRFTNPINGLSALSGLKTADLIMGNEATQNTTSKYIQVAQKILEPYNEMIKKNPQIKKWNIYAGSLTWMATVSQNQTDGTMQNAYLAKIPYTHWAGNQSTPVDKKDTYNFTDGLEQRYGVEKLGSRENQVFQKLNGIGKNEQILLFQAFDEMMGHQYGNLQQRINATGNLLDKEFRYLKHDWRNPSKQNNKIKVFGMRDEYNTDTAGIINYTSNAYGVAYVHEDEKIKMGNSSGWYAGAVTNRFKFKDIGKSKENQTILKAGVFKTMSPKKDYNGALQWTIGGDVFVGINDMKRRYLVVDDVFQAKSDYHSYGAALKTDLGYDVRLSERTHFRPYGALKMEYGRFNDIKEDRGEMRLEVKGNDY
- the dusA gene encoding tRNA dihydrouridine(20/20a) synthase DusA — encoded protein: MKGNIVNNKISIAPMVDRTDRNFRNFVRMINKDVLLYTEMITAQAILNGDLEYILGFDEVEHPIVLQIAATNPKEAYEAIKIAEKYNYDEINLNVGCPSDRVSGNMMGAYLMAFPKEVADIVSAMKDATSKPVSIKHRIGIDGKNILPDTFERTLLDKYEDMMNFINITKNAGVNKYIIHARIAILAGLDPKQNRSIPPLRYDEVYRVKNENPDLHIEINGGIKSVKEIDEHLKYVDSTMLGREIYDNPMILTEFGKYYGKEINIIRKEIIEKMIYYVENMEKQNLRPHLFLMHTHGLFHNVRGSKAWKRTINEPKADSGTLRELLEGM
- a CDS encoding M48 family metallopeptidase translates to MKKYSKILFLVTALGMVASCTVAPLTGRRQLKLVSDKSVAESSVSAYRQLIQQANAKGLLANNTADGQRLRRIGGRISSAVEQYLNENGMSKKVSDLQWEFNLIKTNEINAFAMPGGKIAFYTGILPVLNTDARIAFVMGHEIGHVIGGHHAEASSNKALAGIAATVTDAVTGGNAVSSLVSSGLSITLLKFNRTQEYEADKYGMIFMAMAGYNPNEAITALERMDSIGGGKGAEILSTHPSGKNRIEAARKFLPEAMKYYKAR